In Syntrophorhabdaceae bacterium, the genomic window TCAAATGAGTATTGTCGGCTTGGCTTTGCAGCGAGACCTCCAGCCTCGTCGCTTTAGAGTGGCGCATCACGTTGGTCAGGGCCTCCTGGAATATCCTGTAGAGAGCTATGGTGGTGTCCTTATCAATATCCATCACTTGACTGTTCATGGCAAAGCTGGTAACTATGCCTGTCTGGTCGCGGAATTCCTTGAGAGCGTGGTCGATGGCGGCGGCAAGGCCGAAGTCATCAAGGACGACGGGCCTCAGTCCCGAGGAGACCCTCTGAACGGTTCTTGTCGCTTGCTTGACGAGTGTAAGCGCCGAGGCAACCTTGCCGAGGAGCTCTTTTTCGTGGGTGGGTATCTTTTTGTTGAGCCAGCGGAGATCCATGTTTATGACTGCGAGGATCTGGCCCAGGACGTCATGAAGCTCCCGGGCGATGGCGGCGCGCTCGTTCTCTCGCACCTCTTCGATGTGGGCGGAGAGAATGCGCATCTCTTCGTAGGAAGACCGGAGCCTCTCTTCGGCCATACTGTGGTCTGTTATGTCGCGAATGGATTCAATGGCCCCGACCCTGTTGCCGCGCTCATCGAGAAGGGCGGCGGCCGTCCCCCACAGGCAGGCTCCCTTGCCTCCGTGAAGGGCCTCCGTGAATGCCTCCGCGTAGATCGTGTTGCCGCTTCTCTTCATATATATATACTTGGAAGCATCGTTCTCATCGATATCACCGACCATGTCTATGAGGAGCTTCCTTCGCCGCCCGTAGAAGGGGATTGCGTAGGCATTGTTCGCTTTCCCGATCATGTCCTCCTTGCTTACCCCGCTCATCTCCTCCATGGCACGGTTCCAAGCGATCACCGTCCCCTCCGCGTCGATGACGAAGGTTGCGTCGGGGAGGAACTCGATAATGTCCGAGAGCCTGCGCTCCGATTCCTTCAGGACCTGTTCGATCTTTAGGCGCCCCGTGATGTCCCTTCCGACGGACAGCAGGAGTCTCCCCTGCCCCGTGTCAATAAGCTTGGCGGAGAAAAGGAGCCTTCTGACATCACCGTCCGCTCTTTTCGAGTCAATTTCGATGTCATCGAGGAATTCGGACTCGTGCAGTCTCTGGATGACAGCCTTCCGATCCTCGTCATCGATCCAAAGACCGAGCTCGACGGTGCTTCGTCCCAGGAGTTCTTCCCGCGAGTAAAGGGACCACGCCACGAACGCGCGATTGACATCGAGGATAAGACCGGTGTCGGGATCGGTCACGGCCATTGGGTC contains:
- a CDS encoding PAS domain S-box protein → MKIPSNTKEGYPAGGKGQDLYHSFFALAPDPMAVTDPDTGLILDVNRAFVAWSLYSREELLGRSTVELGLWIDDEDRKAVIQRLHESEFLDDIEIDSKRADGDVRRLLFSAKLIDTGQGRLLLSVGRDITGRLKIEQVLKESERRLSDIIEFLPDATFVIDAEGTVIAWNRAMEEMSGVSKEDMIGKANNAYAIPFYGRRRKLLIDMVGDIDENDASKYIYMKRSGNTIYAEAFTEALHGGKGACLWGTAAALLDERGNRVGAIESIRDITDHSMAEERLRSSYEEMRILSAHIEEVRENERAAIARELHDVLGQILAVINMDLRWLNKKIPTHEKELLGKVASALTLVKQATRTVQRVSSGLRPVVLDDFGLAAAIDHALKEFRDQTGIVTSFAMNSQVMDIDKDTTIALYRIFQEALTNVMRHSKATRLEVSLQSQADNTHLMVRDNGRGVSNQQLADRNSLGILGMRERASFIGGKLEITGSSGKGTCITVDLPSKRTPPG